The candidate division KSB1 bacterium genome window below encodes:
- a CDS encoding putative glycoside hydrolase — translation MKRYLLFLLTLTLCGGPHPAARAQTQIHALWGFTPEGPFAGTPKETAAALYQNNINAVFVDTIAPELHQTLKAIGVKIYTTVNVFGSSVLWRRHPQLRPVDRQGNRVAAEPGNGICPTQRSFWPRLLRQIAQKRDAGFDGIWLDFLRFSGHWETPNPELLETCFCDSTLADFERRSGLVIPENLPMDTSTDGPAGAKAGLLAARANWILTHHRREWMLYKTAVIADFARQAQETIAKKPGVIMGLFAVPWQREEYGRAITNVLGQDYRRLSSHFDVFSPMLYHELCGRPVEWISQFVQYTASETNKPVWPIIQTDLGSGHNVPDDEFSAAVLHALEAPAGGVIIFRQQTLLQAKQLAILRASWQ, via the coding sequence ATGAAACGCTACCTCCTCTTTCTGCTCACCCTGACTTTATGCGGCGGCCCGCACCCGGCAGCCCGGGCACAGACACAAATCCATGCCTTGTGGGGCTTCACGCCGGAGGGGCCGTTCGCCGGCACGCCCAAAGAAACCGCGGCCGCGCTTTATCAAAACAACATCAACGCCGTGTTTGTGGACACGATTGCGCCGGAGCTGCACCAGACGCTCAAGGCCATCGGCGTCAAAATCTACACCACGGTGAATGTCTTCGGGAGCAGCGTGCTGTGGCGGCGCCATCCTCAACTCCGCCCGGTGGACCGCCAGGGCAATCGCGTGGCGGCAGAGCCCGGCAACGGCATTTGCCCCACACAACGCAGCTTTTGGCCGCGCCTGCTGCGTCAGATTGCACAAAAACGCGATGCCGGTTTCGACGGCATCTGGCTCGACTTTCTGCGCTTCAGCGGACACTGGGAAACACCCAACCCCGAGTTGCTGGAAACCTGCTTCTGCGATTCGACGCTGGCGGATTTCGAACGCCGCAGCGGCCTGGTGATTCCGGAAAACCTGCCAATGGATACGAGCACCGACGGGCCGGCCGGTGCCAAAGCCGGTCTGCTCGCTGCCCGGGCCAACTGGATTCTCACCCACCACCGCCGCGAATGGATGCTCTACAAAACCGCGGTCATCGCTGATTTTGCCCGGCAGGCGCAGGAGACCATCGCCAAAAAGCCGGGCGTGATCATGGGCCTGTTTGCCGTGCCCTGGCAGCGCGAAGAATATGGCCGCGCAATCACCAATGTGTTGGGCCAGGATTATCGCCGTCTCAGCAGCCATTTCGATGTTTTCTCACCCATGCTTTATCATGAACTGTGCGGCCGGCCGGTGGAGTGGATTTCGCAGTTCGTGCAATACACCGCAAGCGAAACCAACAAACCGGTATGGCCCATCATCCAAACCGATCTCGGCAGCGGCCACAATGTGCCGGATGACGAATTCAGCGCGGCGGTGCTGCATGCTCTGGAGGCCCCGGCCGGCGGGGTGATCATCTTTCGTCAGCAGACGCTGCTGCAGGCCAAACAGCTTGCCATTCTGCGCGCCTCCTGGCAATGA